TCGTGTTGATTTTCTTTTTGACGGTTCTAAACTCAGGGACGGCCAAGGAGTCTCTATATCGGTATAACGTCCAACAGATAATCGAAACAATTATAAGGCATCCCCCAAGCATGCTTTGTTGAAGAGTACAGTGAATTCCTCATTAAGAGAGTGGGAGGGCCTTAATTTTCCTGCCTTTTTATACCAATAATCTGCATTCCAAAGATCTCCCTCCTTCCGGTGTAAATAAGCGTGAATCCATTGAGCTAAAAGTGTATTCCTGTTATCGACTAAGGCATGCGCCTTTTCCCAATCGCCTTTCGCATCCCACCAGAGAGCTTGCAAAGTTTCTGGCCAATTTAAAGGGGGTGTTTCCGCTTTCAGGCTGACATCAAATTCATTAAAATCAATAGGCAGTTTCACAAGCTTGGATCGATAAGTTTTTTATGGTCTTCGGACATAAAATTATAGGTTTCGTCCTAAATCATACAAGGCCAACAGTAGAATGTTCTTACTTACTGCAATAACCTAATCCATTAAATAAACAAAAGATGAAAAAAACCTTTAAGTGCAGTTTAGTTGCTATGTGCCTTATATTGGCCGGTTTTAGCAGTATTCAGGCACAGGAGAACACCAAAGAACCCATCTGGGAATCCATAATGCTGGTCCCGGATCACACCCAGTTAAAGACATTGGGCGAAAACATGCGTAAACACAATATGAAATACCACAAAGAGGGGGCGTTTCAATCCTATGTTTACAATATTTCAACTGGTCCCAATACCGGGAAAATCGTCTGGATGATGGGACCATTAAAGTACTCTGATCTTGACACCAGGCCGGCAGAGGGAGGTCATGATGAGGATTGGAGAGACAATATCATGCCTTATGTAAAACGTTTGGAGCAAGGGGAGTATTGGAAAGAAATTACAAAGTGGTCTAATACCAAGATGCTCGCAGAAAGTGGTCCTGAATATACCATCCTGTACACTCGCTATTGGGAAGTGAAGCCAGATCATGGCTTTGGGGTAGATACCCACCTTAAAATGGCCAGTGAAACTATTAAGGCCATGCCGGGAGTCCATCCCTGGGGCGTTTACGACAATGAATTTATACAAGGTAATATTGGAAGACATATCGCCACAGTTTCTTTCTTTAAAAATTGGACAGAATTTGATACGTCCTGGAATTTCAGAGCAACCTTTGATAAGGTCCATGGAGAAAATGCCTGGGATACATTTATAAGCAATCGTGATGCGACCTATTCAAACTGGTGGGACGAAATTTGGATCTTTGATGCAAACCTGAGTGGTAATTAATATATAACTCTAGCAGATATTATAAATAAACCTCCTAAGATGATTAGGGGGTTTATTTTATTAGATCGAGAAATTCCTCTTCCGAAATTATGGGCACTCCCAAAGTTTCAGCCTTAGTGCGTTTACTGGGACCCATATTGTTTCCGGCTACGAGGTAAGACGTTTTGGAAGAAATAGAAGAGCTCACCTTGCCGCCGTTATCTTCTATCAGTTTTTTTAATTCGTTGCGCTCCAGGTTTTCAAAAACACCGGAAACCACCAAAGTTTTCCCCTTCAGCAAGTCGGTTTGATTCTCCAACTGAGCCTCCGAAAGTGAAAATTTTAAGCCGTGTTTTCTGAGTTCTTCTATAATTTCTCTATTTTTTTCTTCCTCAAAAAAGGAAACAACACTTTCTGCGATCCGTTGTCCTATTTCGTTTACCTGCATCAGGGATTCCTGACTCGCTTCCATCAGGGCGTCAATGTCTTTAAATGCCTTGGCCAGGACCTTAGCCACGGTTTCACCTACGTATCGTATTCCAAGGGCAAAAAGCACCCGCTCAAAAGGTATATTTACAGAATCTGCAATTCCCTGGATGAGGTTTTCAGCCGACTTGTCGGCCATCCGCTCCAAAGGAACTACCTGCTCCTTGGTTAAGGTGTACAAATCCGCATAATTTTCAATAAGCCCTTCATTAAAAAGCAACTCGACCGTTTCTGCACCCAAGCCTTCTATATCCATGGCCTTCCTCGAAATAAAATGCTGTATCCTACCGGTGATCTGAGGCGGACACCCGGTGATATTGGGACAGAAATGCTGAGCTTCCCCTGCCTGTCGCTGAAGGAGGGTATCACATTCCGGGCAATTCGTAATGTATTTGGTGGGGCTCGAATCTTCGGGCCTCCTGGATAAATCAACACCCACAATCTTAGGGATGATTTCCCCTCCTTTTTCCACAAAGACTGTATCCCCTTCTCTAATGTCGAGTTTCGCTATCTGATCTGCATTGTGAAGGGAGGCACGCTTTACGGTTGTCCCTGCCAATAGCACAGGCTGTAAATTGGCTACCGGAGTAATTGCCCCTGTCCTGCCTACCTGATAAGTAATTTTCTCCAGGACAGAACTAGACTGTTCCGTCTGAAATTTGTAAGCAATAGCCCACCTCGGCGATTTAGCCGTATAGCCCAGTTCCTCCTGCTGAATCAGATTGTTCACTTTGATAACCACCCCGTCGGTTTCATATGGAAGATCATGTCGATGAGTATCCCAATGGTCCAGATAAGTCAAAACTTCATCCATAGTTTTGCATAGCTTTGCCTCTTTAGGAATCTTAAAACCCCATTTCCTGGCCTTATCGAGGAGTTCATAGTGATTGGCCGCAGGAAGATTCCTACCAACCAAGGCGTATAACAGGCAATCAAGAGGTCTTTCTGCCACAAGGGCACTATCCTGCAATTTTAAACTTCCTGAGGCCGTATTTCTGGGGTTCATATAGGGATCATCACCATTCTTAATACGCTCTTTGTTCATTTTCTCAAATCCTTCGAGAGGAAGGATAATCTCACCCCGGATATCAAATTTCTCAGGATAATCACCTCTCAATTTTAAAGGGACAGATTTTATAGTTTTGACATTGGCCGTAACCTCATCTCCCTGAAAACCATCCCCCCGGGTAAGCGCCCTGGATAAGGTTCCATTTTCGTAAGTCAGACTGATGGAAGCCCCGTCGTATTTCAACTCGCAGGTATATTCAACTTTTGCGCCGCCCAGTATTTTGTTTACACGCTTCTCCCATTCTAACAATTCTTCCCTGGAATAGGAATTATCCAAAGAATACATCCGCTGTTCATGCTCCAGGGTATTAAAATTTTTGGTCACCGCTCCCCCTACCCTCATGGTAGGCGAACTCGCATCTTTAAATTGGGGGTTTGCATCTTCCAGAGCCTGTAATTCCTTTAGTTTAAGATCAAATTCATAATCAGATATTACGGGGGCATCTAGTACATAATAGCGGTAATTATGGTCGTGAAGTTCCTTTCTCAGGGCATGAATTCGCTCTTCCGGAGTCATATCTGTTTAATATTTTATTTTTTAGAATTGATTGCTTTTACATATCTGTCCCTGCCGTGGAGATCCCTGCTTAGTTCAATCGATTCAAAATTATGATCTTTAAGCAAGCTACTTACCTCTTTTCCAAAACGCTGATTTATCTCAAGGTAGATTGCTCCGCCTTCAACCAATGCTTTTCGGGCTTCTCTTACAATATATTCATAAAACACCAATGGCTTATCATCGGGTACAAAAAGCGCCATAGGAGGTTCCGCTTCTTTCACATGTTCTTCCATCTCTGATTTTTCCATGTCCAGAACATAGGGTGGGTTTGAAACTATAATGTCATAGTAATCTTGGGTGAGATTCATAATTCTTATGTCGGATTCGACCCATTCTACATCAAGCTCATTAAGACGGGCATTTTCCTTTGCCATTTTTAAAGCCCCGGGGGATAAATCAATTCCTTTGATATTGGCATCCGGGAGATACTTTGAAAGGGAAAGAGCAATACAGCCACTGCCTGTTCCTATATCTAATATTCTGAGAGGTCCGGAAAAATCCTTGTAGTCTTTTATAATTCTACGAACCAGTTCCTCTGTTTCCGGTCTTGGAATCAGTACGTTCTTATTTACCTTAATAGGAAGATCCATAAAGTATGTAATTCCTAAAACATACTGCAGCGGTTGTCCCTGTTTTAGTGCGGAAAGACCCCTGAAGAAAACTCCCTCCTCCTCCTTAGTAATAATCCATTCGGGATGTAAGGCTAAATGAAATTTCGGTAATTCTAAATAGTGTTCAATAAAATAATAGAAAAAATGGTCCACTTCATCACTGCCGTATCGCTGGTCCAACTCTTTGTGGAAAATGTGTTTTATTTCTTTTAATAGCACTTCACAAATATTTGAACTTCAATCGGATACATCCTTCCAGAATCCTTTAAGCTAATTAGAATAAAACTTGGCTTTATCCCTACAAATATAGCCAGCCTAACAATCCCTTTTATTGTCCTATTTTTGCGAAGTGAAGATACACGAAAAATATATTCTTAGATGTATTGAACTGGGGAAAAACGGGCTGGGAACCACAGCTCCAAACCCTATGGTGGGGTGTGTTATTCTCTGTGATAATACAATAATTGGAGAAGGATTTACCAGTCCCTTCGGTGGACATCATGCTGAGGTTAATGCTATCAATTCGGTAAAAGACAAATCTTTACTCAAAAAAGCTACCTTATACGTCAGCCTTGAACCCTGCTCTCATTTCGGAAAAACTCCTCCGTGTACAGATTTAATCATTAAATCCGGTATTCCCCGGGTTGTAATAGGCTTGAAGGATCCTCATAGCAAAGTTGCCGGGAAAGGTATTCATGCTTTGAGAAAAGCCGGTATAGAAGTTATATTTCCCGTCCTGGAAGAAGCCTGTGAAGATCACCACAAAAGATTTCTCACTTTTCACCTGAAGAAGAGGCCTTATATCATTCTAAAATGGGCAGAGAGCGCAGACGGCTATATTGCCCCAACTAGTGAATTGCGCGAGAAAAAACCTCAACCCTTCTGGATTTCCAATCGCTACTCAAAACAGCTGGTTCATCAATGGAGAGCAGAGGAACAGGCCATTTTAGTGGGCACTAATACCGTGCTGGAGGACAATCCAAAATTAAACGCAAGGACATGGGTGGGTAAAAGTCCTTTGCGGGTAGTGCTTGACAGAGAATTAAAAATACCATCAGACTATAACGTATTTGACGATTCAGCGGACACTCTGGTATATACAAATTCGGATAGCGACGGACCGAAGCAAAAAGGGGCAGAAATCCAGACAATCGATTTTTCAAGAAAGGTTGTAGAAACGATTTGTCAAGATTTACACAGCAGGCAGGTTCAGAGCATCATTGTGGAGGGCGGGGCTCAGACACTTATTTCCTTTATCAAGGCAAAAGCCTGGGACGAAGCCAGGATATTTGTTGGTAATTCTGAATTCGGAGATGGGATTAAAGCCCCCGTGATCACGGCCAGGGAGATTGAAAAGAAACGCATCGCAACCGACACTTTAAGAATTCTGAAAAATGATTAAAAATATCCTCTTTGATTTTGGAGATGTCTTTATCAACCTGGACAAGGGTGCCACTTTAAGGGAATTGTCAGAAGCGGGGTACGATGTGATAGCAGCAGAACTTTACCCACTTATGATTAGCTATGAAAAAGGACTTTTGCCAACTTCTGAATTTGTTAAGTCGGCACAATATTACTTTCCTGGACTGGAAACCATGGATTTGATCTCGGCCTGGAATGCGATAATTCTGGATTTCCCTGAAGACCGGCTCACATTTTTAAAACAGCTGGCAGCCAGGGAGAATTACAGACTCTTTTTATTGAGTAACACCAACGATTTACATATCACAAAAGTTAAAAAGGAGATGGGAGAAAAAAAATTCAATGCCTTCAGAAAATGCTTCGAGGGTTTTTACCTTTCCCATGAATTAAAAATGCGAAAGCCCGATGCTGAGGTCTTTTTGACCATATTGGAAAATCACTCTTTAAAGCCCAATGAAACCCTCTTCGTAGACGATACGCTTGAACACATTGTCAGTGCCGATAGGTTGGGATTGAAGACCTGGCATTTGCAGGTGGGAAAGGAAGCAGTAACAGACCTCGATAAGCATTTGTAATATGCTAGATCTCGCCCTGAGTATTCTTTGTTCCAGCTTGATTTTTGTGATCTTTAAGCTGTATCCCCGTTTTAAGGTACAAACACTATACGCCATCATCGTCAACTACTTCACCGCTTGCCTAGTAGGGTTCACTCTAATGGAGAACAGCGTTAGTCCCATGGAGATTCCCGGCAAGAGCTGGTTTTCGGGAACCCTTATCTTAGGAGTACTCTTTATTATCATTTTTAACCTCATGGCCAAAACTTCACAGGTATTAGGTGTTTCCGTTGCCTCAGTTGCCACCAAGATGTCATTGAGTATCCCTGTTCTATTAGGGGTCATTATATACGGAGAAGAATTGGGTATTGTAAAGGCTTTAGGGGTTCTGCTGGCCTTGTGTGCAGTTTACTTCAGCTCAATGAGAAAGGCTCATCTACCCTTTGACAAAAGGACTTTATACTTACCTCTCCTTGTTTTTCTGGGCTCAGGCGTAATCGACGCCAGTATTCAATATGCAGAGCAATTTCTGGTGCCTTCGGATGAATTTCCTGTATTTTCTTCCACAGTTTTCGCTAGTGCGGGCTGTTGTGGTTTAATTTTTATTCTGATCAGATCCAAAAAAGAAAAAATCCGAATTGCCCCTCAAAGTATTTTGGGTGGTTTGGCACTGGGTGTACCCAACTTCTTTTCGATCTATTTTTTGCTTCGTGCTCTACAGAACGAAGTGCTGAACAGTGCATCTGTATTTACAATCAACAACGTGGCGATTGTTATGTTCTCGACGCTCCTGGGAATCCTGTTATTCAGGGAGGTGCTAACTGTAAGGAATTGGATAGGAATAGGTCTGGCTATTCTGAGTATCATCCTGGTTGCCGCATTTTAAGTACGATACTATGGCCTCAGATCAATACAAAACAATATCCTCTTCGGCAGAAGGCCTTATACATAAGGATAGGAATAGTAAATTTCTTGGTTTTGCATACCCTGTGTCAAATGAAGAGGAAATCAAAACCATACTAGCAGAATTAAGGCAGCAGCATAAAGGAGCCAATCATGTATGTTATGCCTGGCAAATGGGCGTGGAACCGCATAGATGGCGGGCAAATGATGATGGTGAACCCAACAATTCTGCCGGATTGCCTATTTACGGTCAGATACAGGCCTATGGCATCACAGATGTGCTGGTGGCTGTGGTAAGGTTCTTTGGAGGCACAAAACTAGGCGTAGGCGGACTCATATCAGCCTACAAGCAAACGGCCCAAATGACACTTGAAGAAGTAAGGATCATTACCAAAACCGTATTCAGTACATTAATCGTTGAGTTTGATTACCAAGCTATTAGTTCTGTAATGCGATTGATTAAAAAGAATCAGCTTCAATTTCACGATCAAACAGAAGGAACTAAGGCGCAATACACCTTAGAGGTTCCGAGGAATAAACTGATGGTGATCAAAAAGAAGCTCGAAGCGATAAAAGGTGTTCAACTTTCTACTCCAACATAAAGCAGGCGGGGTTGTATTTGACTTTATATTTGAAGCTGTTTTAATATCGCGTCAGGGCATTTGATCGGACGTGACGTTTTCATATCCATAAAGGCTAAAACTGTTCTGGCCGTCGCTAACAACTCGTCTTCCTCATTGCGTATTTCATATTCAAATTCAATTCTTACCAGAGGGGGTTTAACCAATTTGGTGATAACCGTAATCAGGTCGTCATACGTTGCCGATTTCCTGAATTCCAGCTGTAGAGAAATTACCGGCAACATAATCCCGTCTTTTTCCATCTGTTTGTAAGAAAATCCCAGCGACCTCAACCACTCTACCCTACCCATCTCCAGGTATTGCGCATAATTACCGTGATAAACTACACCCATCTGGTCTGTTTCACCATAGCGAACCCGAAAAGAAAATTTGTTTTGATGCCCCATTTATCAGTTAAAAAGTATATATTTAAAGACGAGTGATCATGCGCCGGAACATGCGAAAAAAAAAGGATAAATTCAACCTCAAATCATTTTTTTTTTAGCTTTTTTGTTCACATATTTGTCTCACTCAAAAAGAAGGTTTCACATAACTTTCTTTAACCAACTGGCTTAAATCACTAACCAACAAAATAAGAGTTTTTTTAAAATGAGTGTTACTGCTAATTCCGTATGGAACAATTGTTTGGCATTTATCAAAGATAACATCCAACCGCAGGCATTCAAAACATGGTTTGAACCTATCAAACCGGTAAGACTTTCCGAAAAGGCTCTAAGTATCCAGGTTCCAAGTAAGTTCTTTTACGAATGGCTGGAAGAACATTACGTTAAATTATTAAAAGTTGCACTCACCAAGGAACTCGGGGAGCAGGCCAAATTGGTCTACATTATTAAAATGGAGAACACCTACGGGAACAAAGAACCATTTACAGAGCGCATACCCAGTACAAATCGTGGGAATGTAAGTTCACAGGAGATGGATGTCCCCGTAAAATCAAAAAATCCAGAGCTGAAGAACCCCTTCGTTATTCCAGGAATCCGGAATATCAAAATAGAATCTCAGCTCAATCCCAATTACAATTTTGAAAATTTTCTAGAAGGTGATTCCAACCGGCTGGCGAGATCGGCAGGAATGGCTGTGGCAAACAAGCCCGGTGGCACATCCTTTAATCCGCTCTTGATCTTTGGCGGCGTTGGCCTTGGAAAAACACATCTGGCTCACGCTATCGGAGTAGATATCAAAGACAAATATCCGGAGCGCACTGTACTCTATATTTCAGCAGAAAAGTTTACCCAACAATATATTGAATCTGTAAAAAAGAATACCCGCAACGACTTTATCCACTTCTATCAGTTGATCGATGTATTGATCATTGATGATGTGCAATTCCTATCCGGAAAATCAGGTACTCAGGACGTTTTCTTCCATATTTTCAACCACTTACATCAAAATGGAAAACAAGTGATCCTCACATCAGACAAGGCGCCTGTAGATATGCAGGATATTGAACAACGTCTGTTATCGAGATTTAAATGGGGCCTTTCTGCGGAACTCCAGAATCCGGATTACGAAACAAGGATTTCCATCCTCAAAAACAAACTTTACCGAGATGGAGTAGAGATGCCGGATGATATCATTGAATATGTAGCCAAACACATCAAGACCAATATCCGAGAACTGGAAGGAGCTATTATTTCATTGATCGCCCAATCTTCTTTTAACAAACGGGAAGTAACACTCGAACTGGCACAACAGGTAGTTGAAAAGTTTGTAAAAAACACCAAGCGGGAAGTCTCTATAGATTACATACAAAAAGTAGTCTCGGATTACTTTGAGATGGATGTCGCTACGCTTCAATCCAAGACCAGAAAACGCCATATTGTCCAGGCCAGGCAACTGGCAATGTTTTTTGCGAAGAAATTTACCAAAGCCTCACTGGCCAGTATCGGATCCCAGATTGGGAAGAGAGATCACGCTACGGTTTTACATGCTTGTAAAACTGTCGATAATCTCGCTGAGACCGATAAACAATTCAGAAAATACATAGAAGACCTGACCAAGAAGTTTTCCTAAGCTGGTATGAAAAAAAGAGTACTCATGGTGTGTCTGGGAAATATTTGCAGATCTCCATTAGCTGAAGGGATCCTCAAATCTAAGGTAGATCCCGGGAATGTGGAAGTGGATTCTGCCGGTACTGCCGGGTATCATGTTGGCAATCCTCCCGATCCCAGATCGGTTGAGGAAGCTAGGAAAAATCAAATAGACATAAGCGGGCAACGATGTCGGAAATTTCAAAGGGAAGACTTTTTTGAGTTTGATCACATTTTTGTGATGGACAAAGACAACTACAGGGATGTTTCGGCACTGGCGCCGGATGAGAATCACAGGAAAAAAGTTCGCTTACTTTCGGAAGGAATTCCGTCATTACCAACAGAGGTACCCGATCCTTATTACGGGGGTCAGGATGGATTTAAAAATGTTTTTAAGCTGATCGACGAGGCTTGTGAAAAACTGGCAAGTGAGCTATGAGCAAATCGGAAACCACGCCCGGGAAACTATACCTCATCCCCACAACACTAGGGGGTACTGCACCACTTGAAGTGTTGCCAATTTCAATCAAACAGGCTGTTGAGGCGATAGATTACTATATCGTAGAGAACGAAAAAACGGCCCGGCGTTTTATTAAAAGTATAGCACCCAGAAAATCACAGCCCTCGCTCCACATAGAACAGTTAAATAAATTCACGGAACCTGATATTATTCCTGCCTTCCTTGATCCTTGTTTTAAGGGCCATAATATAGGAGTTTTGTCAGAAGCCGGAAGTCCGGCTGTTGCCGATCCCGGAGCTGAAGTGGTTCGCCTGGCTCATGAGAAGAATATAAAGGTGGTCCCTCTGGTTGGCCCGTCTTCCTTAATACTCGCCCTGATGGCCAGCGGTTTAAATGGCCAGCATTTTTGTTTTCACGGATATCTCCCCATCGAAACCGTTGAGCGTAAAAAAAGTCTGAAGGCCTT
This DNA window, taken from Muriicola soli, encodes the following:
- the ligA gene encoding NAD-dependent DNA ligase LigA encodes the protein MTPEERIHALRKELHDHNYRYYVLDAPVISDYEFDLKLKELQALEDANPQFKDASSPTMRVGGAVTKNFNTLEHEQRMYSLDNSYSREELLEWEKRVNKILGGAKVEYTCELKYDGASISLTYENGTLSRALTRGDGFQGDEVTANVKTIKSVPLKLRGDYPEKFDIRGEIILPLEGFEKMNKERIKNGDDPYMNPRNTASGSLKLQDSALVAERPLDCLLYALVGRNLPAANHYELLDKARKWGFKIPKEAKLCKTMDEVLTYLDHWDTHRHDLPYETDGVVIKVNNLIQQEELGYTAKSPRWAIAYKFQTEQSSSVLEKITYQVGRTGAITPVANLQPVLLAGTTVKRASLHNADQIAKLDIREGDTVFVEKGGEIIPKIVGVDLSRRPEDSSPTKYITNCPECDTLLQRQAGEAQHFCPNITGCPPQITGRIQHFISRKAMDIEGLGAETVELLFNEGLIENYADLYTLTKEQVVPLERMADKSAENLIQGIADSVNIPFERVLFALGIRYVGETVAKVLAKAFKDIDALMEASQESLMQVNEIGQRIAESVVSFFEEEKNREIIEELRKHGLKFSLSEAQLENQTDLLKGKTLVVSGVFENLERNELKKLIEDNGGKVSSSISSKTSYLVAGNNMGPSKRTKAETLGVPIISEEEFLDLIK
- the prmC gene encoding peptide chain release factor N(5)-glutamine methyltransferase, giving the protein MLLKEIKHIFHKELDQRYGSDEVDHFFYYFIEHYLELPKFHLALHPEWIITKEEEGVFFRGLSALKQGQPLQYVLGITYFMDLPIKVNKNVLIPRPETEELVRRIIKDYKDFSGPLRILDIGTGSGCIALSLSKYLPDANIKGIDLSPGALKMAKENARLNELDVEWVESDIRIMNLTQDYYDIIVSNPPYVLDMEKSEMEEHVKEAEPPMALFVPDDKPLVFYEYIVREARKALVEGGAIYLEINQRFGKEVSSLLKDHNFESIELSRDLHGRDRYVKAINSKK
- the ribD gene encoding bifunctional diaminohydroxyphosphoribosylaminopyrimidine deaminase/5-amino-6-(5-phosphoribosylamino)uracil reductase RibD; the encoded protein is MKIHEKYILRCIELGKNGLGTTAPNPMVGCVILCDNTIIGEGFTSPFGGHHAEVNAINSVKDKSLLKKATLYVSLEPCSHFGKTPPCTDLIIKSGIPRVVIGLKDPHSKVAGKGIHALRKAGIEVIFPVLEEACEDHHKRFLTFHLKKRPYIILKWAESADGYIAPTSELREKKPQPFWISNRYSKQLVHQWRAEEQAILVGTNTVLEDNPKLNARTWVGKSPLRVVLDRELKIPSDYNVFDDSADTLVYTNSDSDGPKQKGAEIQTIDFSRKVVETICQDLHSRQVQSIIVEGGAQTLISFIKAKAWDEARIFVGNSEFGDGIKAPVITAREIEKKRIATDTLRILKND
- a CDS encoding HAD family hydrolase; translated protein: MIKNILFDFGDVFINLDKGATLRELSEAGYDVIAAELYPLMISYEKGLLPTSEFVKSAQYYFPGLETMDLISAWNAIILDFPEDRLTFLKQLAARENYRLFLLSNTNDLHITKVKKEMGEKKFNAFRKCFEGFYLSHELKMRKPDAEVFLTILENHSLKPNETLFVDDTLEHIVSADRLGLKTWHLQVGKEAVTDLDKHL
- a CDS encoding EamA family transporter; this encodes MLDLALSILCSSLIFVIFKLYPRFKVQTLYAIIVNYFTACLVGFTLMENSVSPMEIPGKSWFSGTLILGVLFIIIFNLMAKTSQVLGVSVASVATKMSLSIPVLLGVIIYGEELGIVKALGVLLALCAVYFSSMRKAHLPFDKRTLYLPLLVFLGSGVIDASIQYAEQFLVPSDEFPVFSSTVFASAGCCGLIFILIRSKKEKIRIAPQSILGGLALGVPNFFSIYFLLRALQNEVLNSASVFTINNVAIVMFSTLLGILLFREVLTVRNWIGIGLAILSIILVAAF
- a CDS encoding IMPACT family protein encodes the protein MASDQYKTISSSAEGLIHKDRNSKFLGFAYPVSNEEEIKTILAELRQQHKGANHVCYAWQMGVEPHRWRANDDGEPNNSAGLPIYGQIQAYGITDVLVAVVRFFGGTKLGVGGLISAYKQTAQMTLEEVRIITKTVFSTLIVEFDYQAISSVMRLIKKNQLQFHDQTEGTKAQYTLEVPRNKLMVIKKKLEAIKGVQLSTPT
- a CDS encoding acyl-CoA thioesterase translates to MGHQNKFSFRVRYGETDQMGVVYHGNYAQYLEMGRVEWLRSLGFSYKQMEKDGIMLPVISLQLEFRKSATYDDLITVITKLVKPPLVRIEFEYEIRNEEDELLATARTVLAFMDMKTSRPIKCPDAILKQLQI
- the dnaA gene encoding chromosomal replication initiator protein DnaA → MSVTANSVWNNCLAFIKDNIQPQAFKTWFEPIKPVRLSEKALSIQVPSKFFYEWLEEHYVKLLKVALTKELGEQAKLVYIIKMENTYGNKEPFTERIPSTNRGNVSSQEMDVPVKSKNPELKNPFVIPGIRNIKIESQLNPNYNFENFLEGDSNRLARSAGMAVANKPGGTSFNPLLIFGGVGLGKTHLAHAIGVDIKDKYPERTVLYISAEKFTQQYIESVKKNTRNDFIHFYQLIDVLIIDDVQFLSGKSGTQDVFFHIFNHLHQNGKQVILTSDKAPVDMQDIEQRLLSRFKWGLSAELQNPDYETRISILKNKLYRDGVEMPDDIIEYVAKHIKTNIRELEGAIISLIAQSSFNKREVTLELAQQVVEKFVKNTKREVSIDYIQKVVSDYFEMDVATLQSKTRKRHIVQARQLAMFFAKKFTKASLASIGSQIGKRDHATVLHACKTVDNLAETDKQFRKYIEDLTKKFS
- a CDS encoding low molecular weight protein-tyrosine-phosphatase — translated: MKKRVLMVCLGNICRSPLAEGILKSKVDPGNVEVDSAGTAGYHVGNPPDPRSVEEARKNQIDISGQRCRKFQREDFFEFDHIFVMDKDNYRDVSALAPDENHRKKVRLLSEGIPSLPTEVPDPYYGGQDGFKNVFKLIDEACEKLASEL
- a CDS encoding SAM-dependent methyltransferase, whose amino-acid sequence is MSKSETTPGKLYLIPTTLGGTAPLEVLPISIKQAVEAIDYYIVENEKTARRFIKSIAPRKSQPSLHIEQLNKFTEPDIIPAFLDPCFKGHNIGVLSEAGSPAVADPGAEVVRLAHEKNIKVVPLVGPSSLILALMASGLNGQHFCFHGYLPIETVERKKSLKALERESRERNQTQLFIETPYRNDKLFQDLIKVLSPSTMLCIAADITLPGEFIRTMPVSSWQTQSPDLQKRPAIFLLHA